A stretch of the Deltaproteobacteria bacterium genome encodes the following:
- a CDS encoding SUF system Fe-S cluster assembly regulator: protein MLRVTKLTDYAIVVASALARDPRAFHRASEVAQAAAVPEPTVRKVLRLLVQGEVAQSTRGVKGGYRLSRAPREIDLAQIVAAVEGPIAMTDCCTEDVGCEQESGCQLRPNWQMINDAIQSALASINLEQMNAPLPAGLVGLGRAQG from the coding sequence ATGCTCCGGGTCACCAAGCTCACCGACTACGCCATCGTCGTCGCCTCGGCGCTCGCCCGCGACCCGCGCGCGTTCCACCGGGCGTCCGAGGTCGCGCAGGCCGCGGCGGTGCCGGAGCCCACGGTCCGCAAGGTGCTCCGCCTGCTGGTGCAGGGGGAGGTCGCCCAGAGCACCCGCGGCGTGAAGGGGGGCTACCGCCTCTCCCGCGCGCCGCGCGAGATCGACCTGGCGCAGATCGTCGCCGCGGTGGAGGGCCCCATCGCGATGACCGACTGCTGCACCGAGGACGTGGGCTGCGAGCAGGAGAGCGGCTGCCAGCTCCGTCCCAACTGGCAGATGATCAACGACGCGATCCAGTCCGCGCTGGCATCGATCAACCTCGAGCAGATGAACGCGCCGCTGCCCGCCGGGCTGGTGGGCCTCGGGCGCGCTCAGGGCTGA
- the sufD gene encoding Fe-S cluster assembly protein SufD: MKSVTSETSPLAEATTAWVTGAQLSAEREAGALHSLRREAQRQLLIFPWPHRRFEGWRHFPLRDLGKVPATAPRRGGLSPEELPGASRLLERHGLAATVLIQGDTHCMAPGASFPEGLRAEPLAPRLDAARAGPAASLAPRREEPFSALNAALFREGIHLTLEAGRRVAAPLVLVHDAGASSEALLPRLRLELEADAELTLVELFQGGSEASLTSSVTEAVLGAGARLVHLRVQIEGEAATHLGSFEAELSEGATLVSRVFSLGGARTRLTSRARLSGPEASVTLEGVYLGRGEQHHEHHTWIEHAVERCRSEETYRGILDDAATAVFDGTIEVRRDAQQTEGAMENRNLLLSPDAVVHTKPRLEIDADDVKCSHGATVGQLDEAQLFYLRSRGFGPQEARGLLTLAFVRALADRVEEPRLRALVLDVLAERLPGVNATTLQAAEEAAR; encoded by the coding sequence ATGAAGAGCGTGACCTCCGAGACCTCGCCGCTGGCCGAGGCCACCACGGCCTGGGTGACCGGGGCGCAGCTCTCCGCCGAGCGGGAGGCGGGCGCGCTGCACTCCCTGCGGCGGGAGGCCCAGCGCCAGCTGCTGATCTTCCCCTGGCCCCACCGGCGCTTCGAGGGGTGGCGGCACTTCCCCCTGCGCGATCTGGGCAAGGTGCCGGCGACGGCGCCCCGCCGCGGCGGCCTCTCGCCCGAGGAGCTGCCGGGCGCCTCGCGCCTCCTCGAGCGCCACGGCCTCGCGGCCACGGTGCTGATCCAGGGCGACACCCACTGCATGGCCCCCGGGGCGAGCTTCCCCGAGGGACTGCGGGCCGAGCCCCTGGCCCCGCGCCTCGACGCGGCGCGGGCCGGCCCGGCGGCGTCCCTGGCGCCTCGCCGGGAGGAGCCCTTCTCGGCGCTGAACGCGGCGCTCTTCCGGGAGGGCATCCACCTCACCCTGGAGGCGGGCCGGCGGGTCGCGGCGCCGCTGGTGCTGGTGCACGACGCCGGGGCGTCCTCCGAGGCCCTCCTGCCGCGCCTGCGCCTCGAGCTCGAGGCCGACGCCGAGCTCACCCTGGTCGAGCTCTTCCAGGGGGGCAGCGAGGCCTCCCTCACCAGCAGCGTGACCGAGGCCGTCCTCGGGGCCGGCGCGCGACTCGTGCACCTGCGGGTGCAGATCGAGGGCGAGGCCGCCACCCACCTGGGCAGCTTCGAGGCCGAGCTCTCCGAGGGCGCGACCCTCGTCTCCCGGGTCTTCAGCCTGGGCGGCGCCCGCACCCGCCTGACCTCCCGGGCCAGGCTGTCGGGGCCGGAGGCCTCGGTGACCCTCGAGGGCGTCTACCTCGGGCGGGGTGAGCAGCACCACGAGCACCACACCTGGATCGAGCACGCCGTCGAGCGCTGCCGCAGCGAGGAGACCTACCGGGGCATCCTCGACGACGCGGCCACCGCGGTCTTCGACGGCACCATCGAGGTGCGCCGGGACGCCCAGCAGACCGAGGGCGCGATGGAGAACCGCAACCTGCTGCTCTCGCCCGACGCGGTGGTCCACACCAAGCCCCGCCTGGAGATCGACGCCGACGACGTGAAGTGCAGCCACGGCGCCACCGTGGGGCAGCTCGACGAGGCGCAGCTCTTCTACCTGCGCTCCCGGGGCTTCGGCCCCCAGGAGGCCCGCGGCCTGCTCACCCTGGCCTTCGTCCGCGCCCTGGCCGACCGGGTGGAGGAGCCGCGCCTCCGTGCGCTGGTCCTCGACGTCCTGGCCGAGCGCCTGCCCGGCGTGAACGCGACGACCCTGCAGGCGGCCGAGGAGGCGGCCCGATGA
- a CDS encoding PEGA domain-containing protein, whose product MRHAVLALAPLVLVAQAAHAGPKVYVAPYGIVGPEVPADLSSQTATLISDELKNHKSLEVLKGPSLGGSAAPVADSGDAAKAEKALGRAEGLVKQGDAAMLKLNFGGAAAKYRAAVKLYLQNVGALESFDTINYARLSLATALFREGKEEEGEEALTDVIRLDPERTLDPAAYPPVFVRTYQKIQKDMLRKTRGAISVVSQPAGAEVHLDGKKVGVTPLLIKDLIRGPHHVKLISAGEEAPWTSSVDVTPTKVASIDADLGGKVQGPVGEVVATLARGTLDKKALGTIAAVAGSVGATHVVFGALSREADAYTVKSYLYEVESKKVAGLKEMSFDLDMLGAAIEVFKLAEEIDKGTGALPEALSLPVEVFEKKAAPETPVIAEVSAAPAEAPVAAAAPAPVAPSGPIAPARGPVEPARGPIMPVQPAQPVQPRDEAPPPRVRQRDSLASGPVEPATASSGPGAPIAPVGPITGVIAPLNADPEEPVEPARARQVNSLTERKRLEAADLESGSRYSAVDIGEIVIPKDEVEKKEGWPWWAWTLTGVLAAGAIGAGGYYAVDRGLFVGAADDAAVTFSW is encoded by the coding sequence ATGCGCCACGCCGTTCTCGCGCTCGCACCCCTCGTCCTCGTCGCTCAGGCTGCCCACGCCGGACCCAAGGTCTACGTGGCGCCCTACGGCATCGTCGGGCCGGAGGTCCCCGCGGACCTCTCCTCGCAGACCGCGACCCTGATCTCGGACGAGCTGAAGAACCACAAGTCCCTCGAGGTCCTCAAGGGGCCCTCCCTCGGCGGCAGCGCCGCCCCCGTGGCCGACTCCGGCGACGCGGCGAAGGCCGAGAAGGCCCTCGGGCGGGCCGAGGGCCTGGTGAAGCAGGGCGACGCGGCCATGCTCAAGCTGAACTTCGGCGGCGCCGCCGCGAAGTACCGGGCCGCCGTGAAGCTCTACCTGCAGAACGTCGGGGCCCTCGAGAGCTTCGACACGATCAACTACGCCCGCCTCTCCCTGGCCACCGCCCTCTTCCGGGAGGGCAAGGAGGAGGAGGGCGAGGAGGCCCTGACCGACGTCATCCGCCTCGATCCCGAGCGCACCCTCGACCCCGCGGCCTATCCGCCGGTCTTCGTCCGCACCTACCAGAAGATCCAGAAGGACATGCTGCGCAAGACCCGGGGCGCCATCTCCGTGGTCAGCCAGCCCGCCGGCGCCGAGGTCCACCTCGACGGCAAGAAGGTGGGGGTCACGCCCCTCCTGATCAAGGACCTCATCCGCGGTCCGCACCACGTGAAGCTGATCTCCGCCGGTGAGGAGGCGCCCTGGACCTCCTCGGTGGACGTCACCCCCACCAAGGTCGCCAGCATCGACGCCGATCTCGGCGGCAAGGTGCAGGGCCCCGTGGGGGAGGTGGTCGCGACCCTCGCCCGCGGGACGCTGGACAAGAAGGCCCTCGGCACGATCGCCGCGGTCGCCGGCAGCGTGGGCGCGACCCACGTGGTCTTCGGCGCCCTGAGCCGCGAGGCCGATGCCTACACGGTCAAGAGCTACCTCTACGAGGTGGAGAGCAAGAAGGTCGCGGGCCTGAAGGAGATGAGCTTCGACCTCGACATGCTCGGCGCGGCCATCGAGGTCTTCAAGCTGGCCGAGGAGATCGACAAGGGCACCGGCGCGCTGCCGGAGGCCCTGTCCCTGCCGGTGGAGGTCTTCGAGAAGAAGGCCGCCCCCGAGACCCCGGTGATCGCCGAGGTGAGCGCCGCGCCGGCCGAGGCGCCGGTGGCCGCCGCCGCCCCCGCGCCCGTGGCGCCCAGCGGCCCCATCGCTCCGGCTCGCGGCCCGGTGGAGCCGGCCCGCGGCCCGATCATGCCGGTCCAGCCGGCCCAGCCCGTGCAGCCGCGCGACGAGGCCCCGCCGCCCCGCGTGCGGCAGCGCGACTCCCTGGCCTCGGGGCCGGTGGAGCCCGCCACGGCCTCCTCCGGTCCGGGCGCGCCCATCGCCCCGGTGGGCCCCATCACCGGGGTGATCGCGCCGCTGAACGCCGATCCGGAGGAGCCGGTCGAGCCGGCCCGCGCGCGGCAAGTGAACTCGCTCACCGAGCGCAAGCGCCTGGAGGCGGCCGACCTCGAGTCGGGGTCGCGCTACTCCGCGGTGGACATCGGCGAGATCGTGATTCCGAAGGACGAAGTCGAGAAGAAAGAGGGATGGCCTTGGTGGGCATGGACTTTGACGGGTGTTCTGGCGGCCGGCGCGATCGGCGCCGGGGGCTACTACGCGGTCGATCGCGGCCTCTTCGTGGGCGCAGCGGACGACGCAGCGGTGACCTTCTCGTGGTGA
- the sufB gene encoding Fe-S cluster assembly protein SufB codes for MAGTQKENLQEFVDREYEAGWTTDIDQEQAPPGLSEEIVRFISAKKDEPEWLLEWRLEAFRKWRQMDDPGWWPDLDYPPIDYQSISYWAAPKQAGEGPQSLDEVDPELLETYEKLGIPLQERAALAGVAVDAVFDSVSVATTFKAELAKKGIIFCSFSEAVKEHPELVRKYLGSVVPVTDNYFAALNSAVFSDGSFAYIPPGVRCPMELSTYFRINAANTGQFERTLVVADEGAYVSYLEGCTAPMRDENQLHAAVVELVAHTDAEIKYSTVQNWYPGDKEGKGGIYNFVTKRGKCAGDRSKISWTQVETGSAITWKYPGCILLGDDSVGEFYSVALSNNRQQADTGTKMIHLGKRTRSTIISKGISAGHGRQTYRGLVKIQKGAEGARNYTQCDSLLIGDRSTANTVPYVEVKNPSATLEHEATTSRISEDQLFYCRQRGLSEEDAVSLIVNGFAKEVLEELPMEFAVEAQKLLGVSLEGAVG; via the coding sequence ATGGCAGGCACCCAGAAAGAGAACCTCCAGGAGTTCGTCGACCGCGAGTACGAGGCCGGCTGGACCACCGACATCGATCAGGAGCAGGCGCCTCCGGGCCTCTCCGAGGAGATCGTCCGCTTCATCTCGGCCAAGAAGGACGAGCCCGAGTGGCTGCTCGAGTGGCGCCTCGAGGCCTTCCGCAAGTGGCGGCAGATGGACGACCCCGGCTGGTGGCCGGACCTCGACTACCCGCCCATCGACTACCAGTCGATCTCCTACTGGGCCGCGCCGAAGCAGGCCGGCGAGGGTCCCCAGAGCCTGGACGAGGTCGACCCCGAGCTCCTCGAGACCTACGAGAAGCTCGGCATCCCCCTGCAGGAGCGCGCGGCGCTGGCGGGGGTGGCGGTGGACGCGGTCTTCGACTCGGTCTCGGTGGCGACGACCTTCAAGGCCGAGCTGGCCAAGAAGGGCATCATCTTCTGCTCCTTCTCCGAGGCCGTGAAGGAGCACCCCGAGCTGGTGCGCAAGTACCTCGGCTCGGTGGTGCCGGTGACCGACAACTACTTCGCGGCCCTGAACTCGGCGGTCTTCTCCGATGGCTCCTTCGCCTACATCCCCCCGGGGGTGCGCTGCCCGATGGAGCTCTCGACCTACTTCCGGATCAACGCGGCCAACACCGGGCAGTTCGAGCGCACCCTGGTGGTCGCCGACGAGGGCGCCTACGTGAGCTACCTCGAGGGCTGCACCGCGCCGATGCGCGACGAGAACCAGCTCCACGCTGCGGTGGTCGAGCTCGTCGCCCACACCGACGCCGAGATCAAGTACAGCACCGTCCAGAACTGGTACCCCGGCGACAAGGAGGGGAAGGGCGGCATCTACAACTTCGTCACGAAGCGCGGGAAGTGCGCTGGCGACCGCTCGAAGATCTCCTGGACCCAGGTCGAGACCGGCTCGGCCATCACCTGGAAGTACCCCGGCTGCATCCTCCTGGGGGACGACTCGGTCGGCGAGTTCTACTCGGTGGCCCTCTCGAACAACCGCCAGCAGGCCGACACCGGCACCAAGATGATCCACCTGGGCAAGCGCACCCGCTCCACGATCATCTCCAAGGGCATCTCGGCCGGGCACGGGCGCCAGACCTACCGGGGGCTGGTGAAGATCCAGAAGGGCGCCGAGGGCGCTCGCAACTACACCCAGTGCGACTCGCTGCTCATCGGTGATCGCTCGACCGCCAACACCGTGCCCTACGTCGAGGTGAAGAACCCCTCCGCGACCCTCGAGCACGAGGCGACCACCTCCCGCATCAGCGAGGATCAGCTCTTCTACTGCCGCCAGCGCGGCCTCTCCGAGGAGGACGCCGTCTCCCTCATCGTGAACGGCTTCGCCAAGGAGGTCCTCGAGGAGCTCCCGATGGAGTTCGCGGTGGAGGCCCAGAAGCTGCTCGGGGTGAGCCTCGAGGGCGCCGTCGGCTAG
- a CDS encoding HAMP domain-containing sensor histidine kinase gives MRLSVTTKIFLGLALVVLTFGAVSLFAVVQLHRIGEDLEQVSQTYLPLAKVTAELEAAQKNRAREIQRLIEDERAPQVQTLMIKIARSQHPKNLQRLADALARCNEGLARASRPQEQRNLQAFADRLARLREAYVAYDAAAALLQGALTPEGEGAAANPGGVAVAASELRAAERRLGLGLRQLGRTVDLEVARQVARAEEQEDRAALAIMILSLIAVLVGLLVTLFVQRTLRPIRRLTDAARAVQEGHFDPKVDIDAQDEIGDLARAFNEMTEALASRDAALARQREALLRSERLATVGRMAAQVSHEIRNPLSSVGLNNELLGDEVREAHFESPERRAEVLALIQAITREVDRLTEITEDYLRFARLPRARRHLLDLREVVDATCSFSEEELRMAGAELSLELPEVPVELAADASQIRALLLNLLRNAREALGGRPGKIRVSVATGAEGALLRVDDDGPGVPAEQRESVFDPFVSTRENGTGLGLALCAQIVAEHQGRLHCAESPLGGARFEVFLPVLGEESEAAPGGTDQAPEAAAPRPEEMR, from the coding sequence ATGCGACTCTCGGTCACCACCAAGATCTTCCTCGGCCTGGCCCTGGTGGTCCTCACCTTCGGGGCCGTCTCCCTCTTCGCGGTGGTGCAGCTCCACCGCATCGGAGAGGACCTGGAGCAGGTCTCCCAGACCTACCTGCCCCTGGCCAAGGTGACGGCCGAGCTGGAGGCCGCCCAGAAGAACCGGGCCCGGGAGATCCAGCGCCTGATCGAGGACGAGCGCGCACCCCAGGTGCAGACGCTGATGATCAAGATCGCCCGCAGCCAGCACCCGAAGAACCTCCAGCGCCTGGCCGACGCCCTCGCCCGCTGCAACGAGGGCCTCGCCCGCGCCTCCCGGCCCCAGGAGCAGCGCAACCTGCAGGCCTTCGCCGACCGGCTCGCCCGCCTGCGGGAGGCCTACGTGGCCTACGATGCCGCCGCCGCCCTCCTCCAGGGGGCCCTCACGCCGGAGGGCGAGGGCGCCGCCGCCAACCCGGGCGGCGTGGCCGTGGCGGCCTCCGAGCTTCGCGCCGCCGAGCGCCGCCTGGGCCTGGGCCTGCGCCAGCTCGGCCGCACCGTGGACCTGGAGGTGGCCCGTCAGGTGGCCCGGGCCGAGGAGCAGGAGGACCGGGCGGCCCTGGCCATCATGATCCTCTCGCTGATCGCCGTGCTGGTGGGGCTGCTGGTCACCCTCTTCGTGCAGCGCACCCTGAGGCCGATCCGCCGCCTGACCGACGCGGCGCGGGCGGTGCAGGAGGGGCACTTCGATCCGAAGGTCGACATCGACGCCCAAGACGAGATCGGGGACCTGGCCCGCGCCTTCAACGAGATGACCGAGGCCCTGGCCAGCCGGGACGCCGCCCTCGCCCGGCAGCGGGAGGCCCTCCTGCGCTCCGAGCGCCTGGCCACCGTGGGGAGGATGGCCGCGCAGGTCTCCCACGAGATCCGCAACCCCCTCTCCTCGGTGGGCCTGAACAACGAGCTCCTCGGGGACGAGGTGCGCGAGGCCCACTTCGAGAGCCCCGAGCGGCGGGCCGAGGTCCTGGCCCTCATCCAGGCGATCACCCGGGAGGTCGACCGCCTCACCGAGATCACCGAGGACTACCTGCGCTTCGCTCGCCTCCCCCGGGCCCGGCGGCACCTCCTCGATCTGCGCGAGGTCGTCGACGCGACCTGCTCCTTCAGCGAGGAGGAGCTGCGCATGGCCGGGGCCGAGCTCTCCCTGGAGCTCCCCGAGGTCCCGGTGGAGCTCGCCGCCGACGCCTCGCAGATCCGGGCGCTGCTGCTCAACCTCCTGCGCAACGCCCGGGAGGCCCTGGGCGGGCGCCCCGGGAAGATCCGGGTGAGCGTCGCCACCGGAGCCGAGGGCGCGCTCCTGCGGGTCGACGACGACGGGCCGGGCGTGCCCGCCGAGCAGCGCGAGTCGGTCTTCGATCCCTTCGTCTCCACGCGGGAGAACGGCACCGGCCTGGGGCTGGCCCTCTGCGCCCAGATCGTCGCCGAGCACCAGGGCCGCCTCCACTGCGCCGAGTCGCCCCTGGGAGGGGCCCGCTTCGAGGTCTTCCTGCCGGTGCTCGGCGAGGAGAGCGAGGCCGCCCCGGGAGGAACGGATCAGGCACCGGAGGCCGCTGCGCCCCGGCCGGAGGAGATGCGATGA
- the sufC gene encoding Fe-S cluster assembly ATPase SufC, whose amino-acid sequence MLLDIQNLRVAVDGKPILKGIDLHVPAGEIHAIMGPNGSGKSTLSHVLAGREGYEVTGGTVLYQGQDLLALEPEERAREGVYLAFQYPVAIPGVGNLYFLRAALNAQRRHRGEPEVDAMDFLALAREKMKTVHLDERFGRRAVNDGFSGGEKKKNEIFHMAVLEPKLAILDETDSGLDIDALKDVSDGVNSLRSPERGMVLITHYQRLLHHIRPDRIHVLLDGRFVDSGGYELAERLEAEGYAAYGESAA is encoded by the coding sequence ATGCTGCTCGACATCCAGAACCTCCGCGTCGCCGTCGACGGAAAGCCGATCCTCAAGGGCATCGACCTGCATGTCCCCGCCGGCGAGATCCACGCCATCATGGGCCCCAACGGCTCGGGCAAGTCGACCCTCTCCCACGTCCTCGCCGGTCGCGAGGGCTACGAGGTCACCGGCGGGACGGTCCTCTACCAGGGGCAGGATCTCCTCGCCCTCGAGCCGGAGGAGCGCGCCCGGGAGGGCGTCTACCTCGCCTTCCAGTACCCGGTGGCCATCCCGGGGGTGGGGAACCTCTACTTCCTGCGCGCCGCGCTCAACGCCCAGCGTCGCCACCGCGGCGAGCCCGAGGTGGACGCGATGGACTTCCTCGCGCTCGCGCGGGAGAAGATGAAGACCGTCCACCTCGACGAGCGCTTCGGGCGCCGGGCGGTGAACGACGGCTTCTCCGGCGGCGAGAAGAAGAAGAACGAGATCTTCCACATGGCCGTCCTCGAGCCGAAGCTCGCCATCCTCGACGAGACCGACTCCGGCCTCGACATCGACGCCCTCAAGGACGTCTCCGATGGGGTGAACAGCCTGCGCTCGCCCGAGCGAGGGATGGTGCTCATCACCCACTACCAGCGCCTGCTCCACCACATCCGGCCCGACCGGATCCACGTCCTCCTCGACGGCAGGTTCGTCGACTCGGGCGGCTACGAGCTGGCCGAGCGCCTCGAGGCCGAGGGCTACGCCGCCTACGGGGAGAGCGCGGCATGA
- a CDS encoding kelch repeat-containing protein: MTLRRFLGGVFALGFLATAACGSGTVKLQVELLRKSCPGSDGVQVDALQDVSHLEFLISGDGIDGTVSTIAAVADGSVTLEEIPLLESGQLTERRIEVRAHFQSPQGPITARGLAVVQLDPSELNPPPIPVFLRPVDSYVYTADKDDPDTCTTMSRARAGHSATTLNDGRVLIVGGAEFDTLGGRTVHDSAEIFDPLTGQFELRVRGSGGPGLPRVFHSASKMQDGRVLVVGGEFDMSGTERDVLRPAEIFRPELGDDGEFDANALIANTGRTRHRASVSGDMVLISGGYTDPSPGTGHPIPIRATELFDGVAERFTVAPDLPEARAEHCATVLDRGVVVVAGGLTAAGNNVNVSNTMHFYRLSEGSATLLEQGGLPLSQTLSTGRYGMGCAAVRLGAGTETVMVMAGGYTTVDDFSASSSHPGVEVFNPSGSPQVTDAGSLQAGARGNLCAVAIDDNTAVFLGGFNSGDLPTSRGSEWASTTDGSVRIAQTTGRRLNEGRYLAACTRLLDGSVLVTGGLSPDAGGTPVSVRSAELYTPILR, translated from the coding sequence GTGACGCTGCGCCGCTTCCTGGGAGGGGTGTTCGCCCTCGGCTTCCTCGCCACCGCGGCCTGCGGCAGCGGCACGGTGAAGCTGCAGGTCGAGCTGCTGCGCAAGAGCTGCCCGGGCTCGGACGGGGTGCAGGTCGACGCCCTCCAGGACGTCAGCCACCTCGAGTTCCTGATCAGCGGTGACGGCATCGACGGCACGGTCTCGACCATCGCCGCCGTGGCCGACGGCTCGGTGACCCTCGAGGAGATCCCCCTCCTGGAGTCGGGCCAGCTCACCGAGCGGCGGATCGAGGTGCGGGCGCACTTCCAGTCCCCCCAGGGGCCGATCACGGCCCGGGGCCTGGCGGTGGTGCAGCTCGATCCCTCCGAGCTCAACCCGCCGCCGATCCCGGTCTTCCTGCGGCCCGTCGACTCCTACGTCTACACCGCCGACAAGGACGACCCCGACACCTGCACCACCATGAGCCGGGCGCGGGCGGGGCACTCCGCCACGACCCTCAACGACGGCCGGGTGCTGATCGTCGGCGGCGCGGAGTTCGACACCCTCGGCGGCCGGACCGTGCACGACAGCGCCGAGATCTTCGACCCGCTCACCGGGCAGTTCGAGCTGCGGGTGCGGGGCAGCGGCGGCCCGGGCCTCCCCCGGGTCTTCCACTCCGCCTCCAAGATGCAGGACGGCCGGGTGCTGGTGGTCGGCGGCGAGTTCGACATGTCGGGCACCGAGCGGGACGTGCTGCGCCCCGCCGAGATCTTCCGGCCCGAGCTCGGCGACGACGGCGAGTTCGATGCCAACGCCCTCATCGCCAACACCGGCCGCACCCGCCACCGGGCCAGCGTCTCCGGTGACATGGTGCTGATCAGCGGCGGCTACACCGATCCCAGCCCGGGCACCGGGCACCCGATCCCGATCCGCGCCACCGAGCTTTTCGACGGCGTCGCCGAGCGCTTCACCGTGGCCCCCGACCTGCCCGAGGCGCGAGCCGAGCACTGCGCCACCGTCCTCGACCGGGGCGTGGTGGTGGTCGCCGGGGGGCTGACGGCCGCCGGGAACAACGTCAACGTCAGCAACACGATGCACTTCTACCGGCTCTCCGAGGGCAGCGCGACGCTCCTCGAGCAGGGGGGGCTGCCCCTCTCCCAGACCCTCTCCACCGGCCGCTATGGCATGGGCTGCGCGGCGGTGCGGCTCGGCGCCGGCACCGAGACGGTGATGGTGATGGCGGGGGGCTACACCACGGTCGACGACTTCTCCGCCTCCTCCTCCCACCCGGGCGTCGAGGTCTTCAACCCCTCGGGCTCTCCCCAGGTCACCGACGCCGGCAGCCTGCAGGCCGGCGCCCGGGGCAACCTCTGCGCCGTGGCGATCGACGACAACACCGCGGTCTTCCTCGGTGGCTTCAACAGCGGCGATCTCCCCACCTCGCGCGGCAGCGAGTGGGCCTCGACCACCGACGGCTCGGTCCGCATCGCCCAGACCACCGGGCGGCGCCTGAACGAGGGTCGCTACCTCGCGGCCTGCACGCGCCTCCTCGACGGCTCGGTGCTGGTCACCGGCGGCCTCTCGCCGGACGCCGGCGGGACGCCGGTCTCGGTGCGCAGCGCCGAGCTCTACACCCCCATCCTTCGCTAG
- a CDS encoding calcium/sodium antiporter, with protein MVSWLLVLLGLVLLTGGAEFLVRGSSALAGRLGVSTLVIGMTVVAYGTSAPELAVSVIAVLRGSDGLAIGNVVGSNISNLGLVLGLAALINPLRAEHGLLKRELPFMLVAALMVPLLGWDGDYGRGDGVAFLLGALLFTAVCFSRARSERREDKARKAESDEVPEPSGNLLLDVVFTLGGTVALVGGGDVLVRGATDVATQLGVTERVIGLSIVALGTSLPELATSLVAARKGELDLAVGNVIGSNIFNVFFILGSAATVRSMNIGEAALSLDVVIMLVLSFAMIPMIFSGERISRLEGALLALTYCGFAASLFLR; from the coding sequence ATGGTCTCCTGGCTGCTGGTCCTGCTCGGGCTGGTGCTCCTCACTGGTGGCGCCGAGTTCCTCGTCCGGGGGTCGTCCGCCCTCGCCGGGCGGCTGGGCGTCTCCACCCTCGTCATCGGGATGACGGTGGTGGCCTACGGCACCAGCGCACCCGAGCTGGCGGTGAGCGTCATCGCGGTGCTGCGCGGCTCCGACGGGCTCGCCATCGGCAACGTGGTGGGCAGCAACATCTCGAACCTGGGCCTGGTGCTCGGCCTGGCCGCCCTGATCAACCCCCTGCGCGCCGAGCACGGGCTGCTCAAGCGCGAGCTGCCCTTCATGCTGGTCGCGGCGCTCATGGTCCCCCTCCTGGGCTGGGACGGAGACTACGGCCGGGGCGACGGCGTGGCCTTCCTCCTGGGGGCGCTGCTCTTCACGGCGGTCTGCTTCTCCCGGGCCCGGTCCGAGCGGCGCGAGGACAAGGCCCGCAAGGCCGAGAGCGACGAGGTGCCCGAGCCGAGCGGCAACCTCCTCCTCGACGTCGTCTTCACCCTCGGCGGCACCGTTGCGCTGGTGGGCGGCGGCGACGTGCTGGTGCGGGGCGCCACGGACGTGGCCACCCAGCTGGGGGTCACCGAGAGGGTCATCGGGCTCTCGATCGTGGCCCTGGGCACCTCCCTGCCCGAGCTGGCGACCTCCCTGGTGGCCGCCCGCAAGGGGGAGCTGGACCTGGCCGTGGGCAACGTCATCGGCAGCAACATCTTCAACGTCTTCTTCATCCTGGGCTCCGCGGCCACGGTGCGGTCGATGAACATCGGCGAGGCCGCGCTCTCCCTGGACGTGGTGATCATGCTGGTCCTCTCCTTCGCCATGATCCCGATGATCTTCTCCGGGGAGCGGATCTCGAGGCTGGAGGGGGCCCTGCTGGCCCTCACCTACTGCGGCTTCGCGGCCAGCCTCTTCCTGCGCTGA